Proteins from one Gimesia sp. genomic window:
- a CDS encoding MFS transporter, translating into MWSLKTAQRALIAAGCMAMIYTQFTMSPATIEFARSLGATGLHIGILGALPTLMLFFQFLAAIVANHLEYRRWLWLPISILQRLILVPVALVPWLLPSLSDTAWLWWLIVLTAVNHALIHFTTPLWLSWLGDYLPHKGLNHYWGYRQVWMYWTGAISLLGGAIFLAESGLDIKYGFAWLVGVGSIFGVFDILFYMKIEEPPVAKVKEPKLKKVLMTPFLDPNFRSYISFTCFWHFAAMLGAPFISYYLLEYTGMDVFRLLLLWTCAWLGGAVFSKRLGSMADHYGNRPVLILCTAFKSTNMIGLLFLPKDPTLAFWIMVPVFIIDSLLNAGIAIANNGFMLKNSPSENRTMYIAAGTALAGLVGGITSILAGAFLVMSSGWSVTILGKEFNNFHLIFFISLLMRLVAAFYARSVREPDSHWTAQVIMKLVGVTPFRMMRFPVGLYRSFRTDELREMSPKERRKQSRLEKAKQTQNAGSGPLE; encoded by the coding sequence GTGTGGTCTCTAAAAACAGCACAGCGGGCGCTGATCGCCGCCGGCTGTATGGCGATGATTTACACCCAGTTTACGATGTCACCCGCGACGATTGAGTTCGCACGCTCGCTGGGAGCGACCGGGTTACACATCGGGATTCTGGGTGCCCTGCCGACGTTGATGCTGTTTTTCCAGTTCCTGGCAGCGATTGTCGCCAACCACCTGGAATATCGCCGCTGGCTCTGGTTGCCGATTTCGATCCTGCAGCGATTGATTCTGGTGCCTGTGGCTTTGGTTCCCTGGCTGCTGCCCTCCCTGTCTGATACGGCCTGGCTCTGGTGGCTGATCGTGCTGACCGCGGTCAACCACGCGCTGATTCACTTTACAACCCCGCTCTGGCTGTCGTGGTTGGGAGACTATCTGCCGCACAAGGGGCTCAATCATTACTGGGGCTATCGCCAGGTCTGGATGTACTGGACCGGGGCGATTTCACTGCTGGGCGGTGCGATTTTCCTGGCGGAAAGTGGCCTGGATATCAAGTACGGGTTTGCCTGGCTGGTTGGCGTCGGATCGATTTTTGGTGTGTTCGATATTCTGTTCTATATGAAGATCGAAGAACCGCCTGTGGCGAAGGTCAAAGAGCCTAAGCTGAAAAAGGTGTTGATGACGCCTTTTCTGGATCCGAATTTCCGATCTTATATTTCGTTCACCTGTTTCTGGCATTTTGCTGCGATGCTGGGGGCTCCCTTCATCAGCTATTACCTGCTGGAATACACGGGTATGGACGTGTTCCGGCTGCTGCTGCTCTGGACGTGTGCCTGGCTCGGGGGCGCGGTCTTTTCCAAGCGACTGGGGTCGATGGCCGATCATTACGGAAACCGGCCGGTGCTGATTCTGTGCACGGCGTTCAAATCGACCAACATGATCGGGCTGCTGTTTCTTCCTAAAGATCCAACGCTGGCGTTCTGGATTATGGTGCCGGTGTTTATCATCGATTCACTGCTGAATGCGGGGATTGCGATTGCCAATAACGGTTTCATGCTCAAGAATTCTCCCTCCGAAAACCGGACGATGTATATCGCAGCGGGAACCGCCCTGGCGGGACTGGTGGGCGGCATTACTTCGATTCTGGCGGGGGCGTTTCTGGTGATGTCCTCAGGCTGGAGCGTGACGATTCTGGGGAAAGAGTTCAACAATTTTCATCTGATTTTCTTCATCAGCCTGTTGATGCGACTGGTCGCAGCCTTCTACGCCCGCTCGGTTCGCGAACCGGATTCGCACTGGACGGCGCAGGTAATTATGAAGCTGGTAGGCGTCACGCCATTCCGGATGATGCGTTTTCCCGTTGGTCTGTACCGTTCCTTCCGTACGGACGAATTAAGGGAGATGTCGCCTAAAGAAAGACGGAAACAGAGCCGCC